A genome region from Chiroxiphia lanceolata isolate bChiLan1 chromosome 5, bChiLan1.pri, whole genome shotgun sequence includes the following:
- the PDGFB gene encoding platelet-derived growth factor subunit B, with product MPEAGRSRGCLREALPCRGSPSMCPQSAGPGVGMNFGVVFAFILSLPLARMEGDPIPEDIYEILGGGSVRSISDLQHALRIDSVEEDSLSLTLNATQPGENPVALSRERRSLDALAAAETAVLAECKTREVVFEISRNMVDSTNANFVVWPPCVEVQRCSGCCNNRNVQCRPTQIRVRHVQVNKIEFVQRKPKFKKVVVPLEDHVQCRCEAVFRPPPRNIRPGPREQRRLSPSFTTAAVSQRQRVRRPPAQKRKHKKYKHVNDKKVLKEILIA from the exons ATGCCTGAGGCCGGGCGGTCGCGGGGCTGTCTGCGGGAAGCGCTTCCCTGCCGGGGCTCGCCGTCCATGTGCCCGCAGTCGGCGGGGCCTGGAGTCGGGATGAATTTCGGCGTGGTCTTCGCGTtcatcctctccctgcccctggccCGCATGGAG GGGGACCCTATACCCGAAGACATTTATGAGATTTTGGGTGGCGGCTCAGTGCGCTCCATCAGTGACCTCCAGCATGCCCTGCGGATAGACTCCGTAG AGGAGGATAGCTTGAGCCTGACCCTGAATGCAACTCAGCCTGGTGAAAACCCTGTGGCCCTGTCTCGAGAGCGACGAAGCCTAG atgctctggcagcagcagagacagctgtCCTTGCGGAGTGCAAGACGCGGGAGGTGGTCTTTGAAATCTCCCGCAACATGGTGGACAGCACCAACGCTAACTTTGTGGTGTGGCCACCCTGTGTGGAGGTGCAGCGCTGCTCCGGGTGCTGCAACAACCGCAATGTGCAGTGTCGCCCCACACAGATCCGTGTCCGGCACGTCCAG GTAAACAAGATCGAATTTGTCCAGAGGAAGCCAAAATTCAAAAAAGTTGTTGTGCCTTTGGAGGACCATGTGCAGTGTCGATGTGAGGCCGTGTTCCGACCGCCTCCCAGGAACATCCGTCCAGGGCCACGTGAACAGAGAC GCTTGTCACCATCGTTCACCACAGCCGCTGTCTCTCAGAGGCAGCGAGTACGCCGGCCGCCGGCACAGAAGAGGAAACATAAGAAGTACAAGCATGTCAACGATAAGAAAGTGCTGAAAGAAATCCTCATAGCATAG